The Xiphophorus couchianus chromosome 22, X_couchianus-1.0, whole genome shotgun sequence genome includes the window ACAGTTATAGTGTCCCATTAGTTTTTAGAAAATCCAGCAGCTTCAGGCTTGTCATTGCAggacaaaaaagatttttccaaacaactggtaatttaaaaaaaaacaaaaaagcaaaacaatacaaaacaaaaaaaaagtcaaccatgtttttttttgtttgtttgtttttggttttgttttaaatcctttCCATTTTTCTCACTGTCCATAGTAGAAATGTAGAAATAGTAGAAATTAAGTTTGCCTTAACAAACTTAACGTTTGTTAAGGCATTTGTTTTAGCCAGTAGCCAGTGGCTAAAACAAATGGGCTTTGTTATGTAAATGAAGCCGGAATTTATTGATCATAGATTAAATTGTTCATTGCCACTCTGATCAAATCCAAAACATTACTCatgaatataaaattttaaaaatgttttataagagCTGATAGAAATGTCTTCAAAATTGAAAAagcgccagtctgtcgcagacaagttttaaaaaacaagttttacctccatctatccatctattttcttacacccttttACCTGGTGGGGTCGGGAGATGCTGGTGCCAATCTCCAGATAACGTTcagggcaagaggcggggttcaccctggacaggtcgccagtctgtcgcagacaaGTTTAACCCATTTTTACAAATtgtaaaaaagacagaaagactgGTCTTCAGTTACTGGACTGGTTTTCTATGCAATGCAAATGTTAAGCTAAATCTTTTTTCTGGGCCTTTTCATCAGGTCATCAGAAAACACCAACATGCACTCCCTCACCCACATCCTGGTAACTGGAGTTACACACAGCCAAGAACAAATTTATGAGCCACTACTGTAAACATAGCTGTCCATGTGGGCTCATTAGTAAATTGCATGCTGTTTGCTTTCGACTTATTTTTTCTGTAGTAGAAACATATGTTTCTCTGTATGGTCAGGAGGGTGTTTTACAAGCTGGACTTTTATGTCTCAGAGGACATGGTGGAGAAGATTGTTTCAAGCACTCCTTGTGTGATACTGCCAGTGCTGtttttcctcaagcagaagttAGGGAAACTGGCGTTTTCAGGTACTATCTTAAATCTTCTATTGCATCATTAATGTGGTTTTCAAGGTAGCAATTCATCACAAGACAGTGatgaagaaaaattacaaaactatCATTAGGTtgataacaaaaatgtaattacacaAGCTAAAGTGCTGATTTCAAGTAAAGTGTGATGACTCTGCTGACTTCCTGAATGCCATATATGCaggatttaaaactttaatggaGTATGTTGTGGGAAATGTTAGATGACAATGcccaaaatgtttctatttttgtctttttggtcTGAAAAGCGTAATTTTAGACTTTCTAATGTGGTGCTATACTCAGCTTGactcaaagtttatttatagagcTCTTGTAAAAACAATGGAAGTTGACCAAACGGCTGAACAAGTCAATAAATGCAAACTTTACAACTGCAAACAAAGCTATGATCGTTGCGAACAGTGTTTACTCTTCACAAATGATGTGGAtaaatgaatttgaaaataagcaaattatcttttaaaaatatatcaagtaGAGAATAATATTATTTGGAGTCCAAATCAGgcttaaaatcttgttttacagGTGTTAAactaacaagacattttttaaatataaatattcagaataatatatattttatctgttCCTTTTGCTAAAATTGTTagaatgttattttataaactcaagtggaaataaaatatgtaaaaaagacCATATTATGACCCACTGGGTCATAAACAGGAAAACTCCcagtataaaaactaaacacactGTGGATTTCtagtgtctttattttacatgacaattcaaataaaaccacTCAGCTTAATATTCTGATAAAACAAACAGGTCCCCACTAGTCTGTTGTCACTAGTGATCACATACCACCCTGtgaaataaagtaagaaaaagttttgaaacaagaaaacatttactagaaaaaaatctgggattaatgaaaaatatggaaaGAGAAGGGAaccatgatttaaaaataacagatatgaaaacaaaaaatcaagattaagaaaaatataaattttaagaGGTTTTTAAAGCAGCTGCCTCCTTTGAAGACACCAGACCAAAGTCTGATTAGAAAACGCCACAGCACGATGGTGTGAATTGGGGATATGCGTCTCTTCCGTTTCCTACACATCGTTTGCCCCAGTAAGCTCACTCTGTGAAGCTGACCTCAGACCACTGCCCCCTACCTTTAATACTCTCTCGTTTTCCACTTTCATCTGCAACCATCCTCTATCTGCAAGGGGAGCTCGGGTCTCTTTATCAGCTCCTATCATCCAGATGGTCCTTATCAAGCAGTGAGAGCTCAGCACTGTTGACTGAAAGAcagattttctctctctgtcctcttATCTGACATTGTCTGTTTCCTTTTGTATTCCTCATTTATTTGCTAACCTCTTTACTTTCAGTTATTATGCTCACCAGATTTGTTAGATTGAATCTCTTaagatttctttgcttttgttgtgtgtttattttgttagatGTAGAAATTCAAAGGGCCGAACCAGGAATTATGGCTCAACTGGCAGAGATGAGGAGTACAGAGCCAACAAAGTATGggaaaacactttgaattgaacctaaatgtttttgtttttttaaaaatcagctgcTCTACTTGTGATGACGATTAGAATAAACCAACATTTGATTTGTTCACTTTTAAATCACAAAGGAAACCGCATAAAGGGAAATTTACCCCAGAGACGAGCCTTTTAGAAAGCCGGAAAGTCATGGTGGAAAAAGAACTTCAGGTCCTGGAACTTCAGGATATTCTGAGGGTACAATCATGCAAGCTCACTTCTATTCAAACTGCTGACTGGTGaaacatctgcaaaaacatCCATCCTCCTTTATAATGCTGTGTGTGAGGGGAAGCTTGCTCATGTTGTTGTGCaagtgcgtgggtgtgtgtgtgtgtgtgtgtgtgtgtgatgtgtcACACCCTGTATCAGCAGCAGTCCATGAGTCGCCATCGGCTCAGTggatatacttttttttttttctttttccacattggtttaaaaaggacaaaaaaaaaaaacagaatggtGACCTACATTTCCAATTTCTCCTTCTGGTTCATGTCTCCTTAGGTAAACTACCTCCAGACTGACATTGtctctctgttttctgtttcgtTTTGTACTTAGGACGTTCAGGTAAAAGTGAGGAAGTTAGAGAAGGTGATTCAATTGAAGGACAAGCGCATTGAACATCTGACAAGTCTTCTACCAAAGTAAAATACAGCTAACCTGTCTGTGAGTCACTACGGGCTCAGCAGACAAAAAccttggtgtttttatttttgtcttttgccaCATCGGTATTTGTTTTAAGATGTAATTATTAAAGAATAACTGCATGATCATTCTTCCTTTTATTCTATatcatttcaaacacatttgGCTCTAAAttatgataaattatttttttttaatatataagtTATTAGATACAGTATATGCAAAACTTATTTGcaatattataaatgttttattttagctccTTTCTTCCcattaccatttaaaaaaaccatTCAGTATGAGACAACCACAACCTTAGGAAATCCAAAATGAAGTTTCCAAATAATGATTTAGTTtcttaagggaaaaaaaatatccaaataatCTGACTGGTTGAcccaaaattaaaatactaaaGATTTTTATGTAACTGGCAATTAGTCATATTATGTTGCTGCAGTCCCATTAATTTTGCATTATTGAGAGCTTTGGACATAAAAGAAGAGTCAAAGCAATCTTTTCCAGATTGATAGATGTGAATGATGTGTCTCATTTGATCTTGAATATCTTTAGGACACAGTTGAAATTCAGGTGTAGCAATTTATAACAGAAATATTGTGCAGTTATTAGAAAAAGGCAAATCAGACTCACAATCTAAGGGATGTGCAACTGAGTCGGATCACTTTTtcaaaactgtacatttttatgcatgttcaacaatgcaattaaaaaaatatcttcatatTACAGGTCTTGCAGTAATCTGTTTCTATGTAATTTCCCCTGGATGTGTGAGCAAGCGGCTCTTGAACCTTtgacaggaaaacaaactaTTTGCAGCTGTAGGTTTGTACGAGTCATTTTCTaattaaactgacattttcaagaaaacagTATCTAAGTGTGAAAATGATCCAAAGATAGAACACAATTCTTATTGACGTCCTTTTTACACTTCAGTGATGAACTTTCAGAATAAATCAGTTCATTGATCAGAGATGACCAAATATAGTCAAGTGTTTCTCACCCTGCAGTCTAAAAACAAACGGTTCTTTCAATTGAAAAATatggtttatctttttttctgatgGATTTTATCCAATTAACATTATACTGGAAAGTCAGGTTAGCTTCTGAGCTTCACTGTGGAATATGAAATTGTGACCAGCAGGgtggggatttttttaaaagtcatgtaCAAGATGCACCAGAACACAGACTGAGTAGTACACAATAGTTTAACAATttccttaaaacatttctcttttaaaaacatggctTCAGGCCAACTACTCGGTCCATAGAAAGAAAAGGTGACATGTGAGGTAAGGACAACTCAATTATTCCAAAGAAAAACGAAAACATgcaatgcaaaagaaaacaaattagtaaatcaaacaaacaaaaaatagtaATTTCAATAATacacaacaaagacaaaatgttaaagaaaacacTTCAAGCAATGGAACAAATAGTTGTTGTCCAATTTCAGAGTCCTTTCAACAGGGCCAGAGGAGTCATGCCCAAACAACCACCGGCAAGACAAGACAGATTCCTAGATTCTCAACTAGATTAAAAAGAAGCTGATGTAGGAAAATGAAATGGGATCAAAAAGGAGCTAAGaatctgcaaacatttaaaatgcttgaaGAACTACTGAAGatctaaaaataaagactttttagtgttttaaacaGGATTTACTGGCCAATGACACAAATTGAAGTCAACTAATGTTACAGGCTTGGTCACTTATTTTACCATAAAGTCCATCTAGACAACATGCAGAACTGAGAGAAATTGGACATATTCAACTTCAGCATCCTTTCAAAACCTGCATATCTTTCATACACAGTAACCCCAAAGTTTGACTATTTCTCACCAACTTCctctatttgctaaatatttccttttttaagcaACATGTATAAGGCTGGCTGTCTTTGTTCAGCACACTGTAAACTCACCATCTGCTGGCACTGAGGAGTACTACACCCTGACCACCCACCCATCACCcaacccacacacactcacacatcaAACCAGACAGGAGAGGTACCAAAataggttttattattattattatttattttttttttttttacataacaatgtcaaaactggaaaacatgtttgcataaaaaccttttaaaacaagAAGACAATGTTTCAATTTCACAGATTgtacaaaatattaacaaaaaaaaataaatttcataagTGAATCATACCCCTCCTTTTGCATCAACATTTGAACCCGTCACCAAAGCAATGCAGAGCGTAGAGGTCAGGTAAACGAGCATTAGTAGTGTCCACTGCGAGCTGCGTTTTCAGTCAACTAGAATCCAGGTGGTGCCATTTTTTAGTTTATAGGACTAACTAAATGTTTCAGTCTGTGAGTGTATCTCTGGGAGTGACCCCATTTAATAATTAAGGCTTGAATTCTGTATAGCAAAAGATGATTAAAGTTAAAGAAGcctaaagtgaaagaaaagaataacAAACCCAAAAACCCATTAAATTCTAGCACCAACTTGCAATTTCAGCCGTTATCTTGAAATGAAGCTGCTCGTTCCTGGGACtagattaaaattaaattacaatcaAACTGAACAAACACAGTTGTGTTGAAAATAATAGCAGTGCAACATCACTAACTAGATCAATCACTGTTCTGGGTGAAAGCTAATAATTTGCTGGCAGGTGTAGTGGAGTAATAGAAAACCAACAGAGACAACAGCCATGAGTGTTCATGTTACTGagtcattaattattaattaagaGAGCAGCCCTTGTTTAAGGGCAGAAGTTGCGGGCTTTCAGTTTGCAGGTATGAAATATTGGTCAATGAgtacaacagaaatattttcatagtaatttgattaaaaagttgacttggaaaaaaggaaacagtgtGTTAAATGGTGGCTGCTTTGCTAAAATGATCTTAAATGCTTTATAATTGAACCCAAAACCAGAAAGATGTGGATAAAGAGACAAAACAGTTAACCACCAAACACTTTCCTAAGCTGAGGAAGCTGGAATACGTGACCACAGGAACCAAAAGTAGACTCCATGCTACAGATGTGAAGCACTTAGGAACAATGATGAACAACTAAATATTATTCCAGCGAGTCAAAGAGACCGCAAGaattttcttcaatttttgcattaaatgtttgagtttgaagATTCTAATATTCCCTTAGCCTCGCTTTCTGTAGAGTTATAGCAAGTTCgattatttttgttctcaatAGTAattgagaacaaaaataataattccgATGAATGGAAAGCAAAGTTAAGGTTAAAAACGTTCCGTTTTAAACCCACTGCTTATATTTTGAGCACAACTGTATGTTTAACAGCTTATTACTAATCAGGAGCTGTGTGTTGCCATTAGACCCTGAAAAACCATCAATATTACAATCATCAGCAAATTATCAGAAGTTTCCAGTCAAGTTTTAAGAGCAGAGAAAGTAAACAATGACAAAATTGGAAGATTTACACAATTAATTCAACCTCAACAAAACCTTATCCTCACAATATAGACAGCTACTGTGAGTTGACTGCATACAAAAAGGTGTTAGGTGCAATCAAACATTCACCATCAGTCGTTCAGTTTAGGCTTGAatacaattttttgttttactttttcttttttacgtAAAAGCAAAGCGTTGCtcaataataaatcaaacaatgattagaataaaataaaacgtcctgagaatttacatttaattatatCTGAACAAGCTGTATAAGGAGAAAATAATGGGTTATATttatctgaattaaaaaaacaacaaaagaaaataaaacatgcatagCCCTGTTAATCAAAACCAAACAAGCATGCCGACAtcctgacaaaacaaaatcccaCACCTCTACTGATTTACTCCCTGTTAAGCATCTTAATTTAGTTtcataagacaaaaaatatgagTTATGTCCCTTTTCCTTCACAGTAAGTGTCACAGAAAGTCAGCAAaccaacagattaaaaaaaaaatcatccataaaaataaagcaaacagcCAACAATCTGATTTATCCACTACTCTCCTCCACGAAGCTTCAAGATCTCTGAGTCAAAGGAAGATTAACAGCTgggattatttttattgtatcttTAATGTTGAAACATCTGTATTCAACCAGACTAAGTGTCAAAACTTCACCATGAGCAGCATGGGACATGAGGTGTTAATCAATTGGTTCTCAGGTATGGATTAAGAGAGCACAGCCAACCACTAacttgttaaaagaaaacaaatggcaCAGATGATTTTAATTACTTAGAAACCGTCTCCATCAACTTAATTAGTGTCACCAGTTAAGTTTCAATGTAGCTAAACCAGAGGTTGGAAAACCAGTAACTCATGGCGATCACAAATCACAGCTGCTGCACATATGTAATGAAAATGGCTCCAAAAGCAAAGTTAAACGCtgcactgatttaaaaaaaataaaaaattaaaataggaaaaaataagcaGGTGTAAGTACTTTCTGTCACCTTCCCAGACATAAAGACAGCATCGTTCTCTTTCCTAGTAAGACTCACACTGTGTCCCAAACTTTTACTTTTCGCTTTCTGTCTCTTTGCCATGTAGATTTAAGACTGAAGTGTGCTGTTCACCAAACTAGCGGCAAAGCAACACATGTTCAGTGACAAGACCGCTTTGCATCAGGTCGTCCTGCCCTGTGCAGAGGCTCAGCTGTGGACTCACTGGGACTTTTACTTGGCTTTAGGCAGTTCTGGTTCAGCGTTGTGTAAAATAGGCGAGGGCACGGGTTTAGTGGCGCCGTTCGTCCCCTCCACAAACATGTTAGGAATGTCCTGGCCAAAGTAGATCTTACTGTTGGCCGCTATGGCCTGGTACTTCATGAGCTCCAGGTATTTCGGTGTCAATTTCAGCTGCAaagatttagaagaaaaacagcttaTTATTAATGCATATCATCTCATGAAAATACTAGCGTTGTCTCTTAGCACGACATGGCTGAAAATAAACCCAATACAGGTGTTGGAACAACTTGAGAGGGTGGGAGGAGTTAATAACAGGTTCAGGATCTGACTCAGCTGAGGAGGATAATTTTATGGGTAATCAAAACGTTACATTTCTAGAGGATAAAAAAGGTAGGAGGAGGATGTGAaggtttttttctataaattgcCATCTGGCCTCATTTATCAAATATAATATTCAGTCTTTAAATATTCTGTCAGTCAGATGGTATAAACTGAATCCTGTCCGCACAGCAGCTTTGTGCTTATTGACAAGTCAAATAAGTCtttcattaattgatttaattaaaaattaaacttaatttgataaaaagaaatagaaaacataaattttcttCACACATAATGATATATTTAAagcatatattattttttatgattatggcTCATGactaataaaaatgcaaaattcagtCTCAGGAGAATAATACttgagatcaataaaaaaattatttttttttaacaggaatgTTAAGGCCTAACCCTGACTGTTTGCAGGCATGTGACTGGagagttgagtggaaggaaaaagtagaaaaaggtGGAGAAGCATCAGGGATAAACAGTCTTAAGATGATTGTGAAGCAAAGCCCATCAATTGGAATATATGCATgattaaatcagtttttgtaaagtttatttacacaaaaattaactgaattgaGTCAAAGAGTTTTAGGGAGGCTCCCAAGTTGTGGGCGGGAGCTGGAGACGTTACCTCAAGTGTTATCACACAGACATGAGGAAATGAACTAACGCCATCACACTTCTGCATTCCTGAACCCAAGACAACGTCACAAGCATCTAAACTGAAATTCAAGTaaattttgtactttatttagaaatcaaGGTCCCAGAATTTAGATGAGGAGCGAAGAGGAACAGAATCCAAGTTACATGAAGCCCGATGTGAAGTTTTCAgtcagtgaagaaaaacaaatctgttttattagttttatgtttaattctgagaaactgaattttgggaTTTCATTAGTTGCAACCCATACTcatcaaaacaagaaataaccgtaaaaaatatttcactgaatCTATATTATCcatagttttccttttttttagttttattagacACAAAAATGAGCTATTCAATGATATTGTACTCCATTGGGATCCCACTGTTCATCTTCTTACCCTGTTTGCTTCTGCAGATTTGGCAGCAGTGTAGTATTCTGCATCAGCCTTCGCCTTCTCCCTTGCCAGGAAAGCAGCGTCTAAAACAGAGAAACGGTTTTTAAACCATCACAGACGTCACAGAAACTTCTGAGAATCTCATCACGCGATGCTAACCTTCTATTTCAGAAATCTTCTTCTCCGTCTCTTTCTCCATGACTTTCTGCTTGTACTGGATCTCTGCTACTTGAGCAACCTTTTGAGCTTCTGTTGGGTAAAACAGGGAAGAAAACAGTTAACTGTGCACCAAGACATTAGCAGATTCATCTACagtaaaacaacagatttaCCAATAATGGCTTTCTTCCTTTCGgtctctgcttctttttctacCACTTTCTGAGTCTGTGCCGTTATTAACAGGCGGGTCTTTTCAGCCTCCCtgtacatgcacacacacaaaaacgtTTTGGAAAGTGTTTTGCCATCATTCATCTGAGAGgatgagttaaaaataaataacagtattTACTAGAAAATGTGCAC containing:
- the LOC114138132 gene encoding sperm flagellar protein 1-like isoform X1 — encoded protein: MKQTHYQTEIIVLRSEMCMVLGMDRLLSEKEERDTLTWIDKIPFSRSIKNISRDFSDGVKVAEIVEHYFPRIVDIHNYITSCNTQQKRNNWNLLNKRVFYKLDFYVSEDMVEKIVSSTPCVILPVLFFLKQKLGKLAFSDVEIQRAEPGIMAQLAEMRSTEPTKKPHKGKFTPETSLLESRKVMVEKELQVLELQDILRDVQVKVRKLEKVIQLKDKRIEHLTSLLPK